A window of Oryza glaberrima chromosome 2, OglaRS2, whole genome shotgun sequence genomic DNA:
ATCTTTCTGGATCAATTATTATTTCGGCGACGAAGAAATTAAAATGgcgaaaattcaaattttgaaattttggggGGTATTGTTTACCAGTACGCGTACCGAATTTTGGACCGTTGCGTGTACTTGCAACTTTAGTCAAGATGTGCCGGACTTTTTCTTTGGATGCGTATCAGTATTATAGTATTTTCTGAGAAACATCATTATAGTATTAGTGTTAGTGTTTTGGATGTGTGTTCTTTCTTGTGCCTTGTGCGGCACATGCCAACTTGTCAACACGACGACGGCAggagaaaattttaaattttttccaaaaaaaagaacattttttttgaggTGAGAAGTCTGTGTCGGTTCGTAGATAGCTGCTGGCAAGCTGGTGGCTGGCATGCGGGGCCAAGGAGCCGGCACGCAACCTAacgaggagaaaagaaaaaaaaaaagatagttaGCATCTGGTAGATGAGAAACTTTCCATTTGCTAACTCGTTTTGGTCCATGATTAGGTCGCCAGTTCAATCGCATAAACTACTCCTTAGAAACCAAGAAATGTCGTGTCGTCATGCGCGAATTGAACTAGTCCGTAGCTCCGTATGCATGACTTTTTTCCAGCGTCAGCTAtgacaacaaaaaaaaggtCTTATTAATATACGTACTCCTCATGATTAAATGAATTTTGCTGAATACGTTTGTGTACGTGTGTGCAGCTGTTCGAGTTTGCCGACAAGTACAGAGGGAAGTATGACAGCAGTATCGCCGAGGTGAAGAGCTACTACGCGTCGGTGAGCGGGTACAAGGACGAGCTCCTTTGGGCCGCATTGTGGCTGCACCGGGCCACCGGCAAGGCCCATTACCTCGACTACGTCGTGGACAACGCCGACTGCTTCGGTGGCACCGGCTGGGCCATCACCGAGTTCAGCTGGGACGTCAAGTACGCCGGCGTCCAGATCCTCGCCGCAAGAGTAAGCCCAAACACAGAAAAACCTTATTACTGATGAACTTGTCCAGACtttgtacacatattcgacacacgTTCTAACGGTGTATTGTGTGTTTGGTGACAGCTGCTGCTGAGAGGAGAGCACGAGGAGCGGCACAGGAGCACGCTGGAGCAGTACAGGGCGAAGGCGGAGCACTACGTGTGCGGGTGCCTGGGGCGGaacgcggacggcggcgcggacgcgAACGTGGAGCGGAGCCCGGGCGGGATGCTGTACGTGAGGCAGTGGAACAACATGCAGTACGTGACCAACGCGGCGTTCCTCCTCGCGGCGTACGCGGACTACCTGGGCGACGACGCGGACGGCGCCGTGTCGTGCGCGGGCGGCGAgacggcgggcgcgggcgaggtggcggcgctcgCGAGGGCGCAGGTGGACTACGTGCTGGGCACCAACCCGAGGGGGATCAGCTACCTGGTCGGGTACGGCGCCAAGTACCCGAACAGGGTGCACCACCGCGCCGCGTCCATCGTGCCGTACAAGCACAGCAAGGAGTTCATCGGGTGCACGCAGGGGTTCGACCACTGGTTCGGTCGCCGGAGCTCCAACCCGaacgtcctcgtcggcgccatcGTCGGTGGGCCGGACCGGCGGGACAGGTTCAGGGACAACCGGGAGAACTACATGCAGACGGAGGCGTGCACGTACAACACGGCGCCCATGGTCGGCATGTTCGCCAAGCTGAACAGGATGGCCCGGCAGGAGAgggagcaggaggaggtggcggctccggcgaggagTACGGCGGCCGATGTGTAAATAGATTAGGTTATAGAGGGGGGGCTGTACAATTTTCCCCATtcttttgttcatttttcttctccttctttgGAGATCTTCTTTTCACACAGATTGGAAAAATTCATTTTGTAtacaaaaagagagagggacGGGTGGACGCATTCGCATGCAAATGTAAATTCGCCACCGGTACATACGAAGAAAAAGAATTTTATCATTTGGCTTCCCTGTACGTGTGTTCCATCGGTGATTTTGTTATGtacaacggagacacgaattttacgtggaaaacccttacGGGAAAAAACTacgggcgccgaccggcaatgatcactatagaagAGTTGATTACAAACGTAGGGGAATCACAATGGGAACGTCTCCCCTTTCtgtacggcttacaagagtatatatagggtGACATAATATGAACtcctactaggaaactaatccgaatatattgtgggcccaaaattcgaatcacatatttaacaatctccaccttgagacgaatTTCCTCTCGTAGCATAAaaacatcaatcaccaaaaaaaatacCTCATATAGGTAAAATCACCGCGCGCCAAATAGTCTCTAGGACTATACTGTAACACCTaccaagcttgagcaaagctcaaacttagtagCAGGAactggctttgtcatcatatcagctgggttatcatgagtacttatcttgcataccttgacatcaccttcagcAATCACATCTCGAATAAAGTGATATCTcacatcaatgtgctttgttctctcatggaacatctgatcctttgtaaggcatattgcactttgactatcacaaaatatattaatgcaagacataactccacaaagctcagtgtACAAACCTCTAAGCCAAATAGCTTCTTTACAAGCTTCAGAAATAGCCATATACTTTGCTTCAGTAGTAGATAAGGCAACAGTTGCTTGCAAACTTGCCTTCCAAATAACAGCACATCCTCCAATAGTGAAAACATAACCTGCGAGCGATCTTCTCCTATCCAAATCtccagcaaaatctgaatcCACATAACCAACAAGTTCATCTCTAGATCTCCCAAACTGCAAACAAGCACTAGATGTACCACGTAGGTATCTGAAAATCCATTGAACGGCTTTCCAATGCTCTTTGctaggattagccatgtatctactgacAACACTCAATGCATGTAATAAGTCAGGACGAAAACATACCATGGCATACATAAGTGAACCAACTGCACTTGAATaaggaactctagacatgtactcAATATCATAATATGATTGTGGACATAAATCTGAAATGTGCAGCTAAAGGAGTACTCACTAgttttgcatcatgcatattgAAACGACGAAGAACTTTTTCAATATAACCTTTCTGACTAAGATATAACTTGCCATAATGTCTTTCTCTAGTAATTTCCATACCGAGAATTTTCTTCGCTgtacccaaatccttcatctcaaattcactACTCAATTGTGCCTTCAACTTTGCTATCTCTGATTTGTCTTTTGCATCAATCAACATATCATCGACATAAAGTAGCAAATATATAGCTGAACCATCAACAACTTTGAGATAAACACAGCTATCATAATTGGATCTTCTAAACTTCTGAGAAAGCATGAAAGAGTCAAATCTCTTATACCATTGTCTAGGTGattgcttcaacccataaagaGATTTCTTTAACCTACAAACTAGGTTCTCTTTTCCGGGAACAATAAAACCTTCaggttgctccatataaatgtcCTCTTCTAACTCCCCATGTAAAAATGCAGTTTTAACATCCATTTGCTCTAGTTCATAATCATGCATTGCAACAATACTGAGTAaagtgcgaattgaactatgcttcacAACAGGGGAAAAGACATCATTAAAATCAATACCTGGAATCTGGCTATAACCTTTTGCAACTAACCTTGCTTTGTATCTTGCCTCACCACTTGGAGACATACCTTCCTCTCTTTTGAAGATCCACTTGCAACGGATaggtttcttctcctttggcaATTTCACCAATTCCCaagtatgatttttttcaagTGATTCCATCTCATCATGCATAGCAGTTATCCATTTATTGCAATCATCAGAAACAATAGCCTCAGAATATGTAGAATGTTCGACATtaccttcaatttcttctgcTACACTCAAAGCATAAGCAGCTATGTTCGCTTCTTCAATATATCTTTGAGGAGGTTTAGTATTTCTTTTGGGCTTATCTTTTGCAATAGAACGTTTTGGAGACTGCTGAACATTAGAAGAATTTGTATCTTCAATAACAGGTGCATCTTGATTAATAGCAACATCTTCTTTTTCTGGTGCATGCCCTGAACTGATCAAGTGCTCCACCTACACACTTGCTTTCTCCTGACTCTCAACAGGAACATTAGTAGAAGGTTTGTCATGTAACATAACCGATTCATGGAAGACAACATTTCTACTAATCACAACCTTTTTGGTTTCAGGACACCATAACTTATAGCTTTTCACACCAGACGGATAACCAAGAAAAatgcacttaatagctctaggctccaatttaccattatcaacatgagcataagcaatACAACCAAATACTTTTAAGTCTGAATAATTTGCTAGGGAACCAGATCATACCTCAATTGGAGTCttcttatcaatggcataactgGGTGATCGATTGATAAGATAACAAGCAGTGGAAACGGCTTCCGCCCAAAACTGTTTAGGCAAACCTGCATTAGACAACATACAACGGGCCTTTGATATAATTGTCCTGTTCATACGCTCAGCTACGCCGTTTTGTTGAGGTGTGTGAGGAACAGTGTAGTGACGCACAATGCCTTCAAACTTGCAATAtgatttaaatatcttagaacagAACTCCATCCCACTGTCAGTACGAAGGATTTTCACCTTTCTTTCAGTTTGTCTTTCAACCATAGTTTTCCACTCTTTAAACACATCAAAAGCTTGATATTTGCGCTTCAAGAAATAAGGCCAAACTTTTCGCGAATAATCATCAACGATAGCCATCATGTAACGAGCACCTCCAAAAGATGTCTTACGAGCAGGCCCCCATAAATCAGAATGCACATAATCAAGAATACCTTCAGTAGTATGTGTAGATGTGTTGAACTTCACCCTCTTATGCTTGCCAAAGATGCAATGCTCACAAAATTTGAGCTTCCCGATGCTTTGTCCATCTAGCAATCCTCGCTTGCTCAATTCTGCCAAACCAATTTCACTCATATGCCCAAGACGCATATGCCAAAGATTAGTAGCATCGGAATTAGATAATGAATCAGAAACTGCAGCAACATTACCTAATATAGTTGTACCTCGCAAATGGTACAGGTTGGCAGATTTAATATCAGCTTTCATCACAACAAGAGAGCATTTAGTTACCTTCAAAATTCCGTCTCCACCGGAATATTTGTACCCTTTACTATCAAGAGTACATAAAGAGATGAGACTTCTCTTTAAATTTGGAATATGCCGCACATCTGACAAATGTTCTGATACAGCCATCAAACATCTTGATCTGAATTGTTCCAATACCTGCAACCTCGCATGGTGCATCATCACCCATCAAAATAGTACCACCTTGAATAGCTTCATAGGTGGCAAACCAATCCCTACTCGGACACATGTGATAGGTGTATGCAGTATCAAGAATCCACTGGTCACTAGTTTGTGCACAGCCAGCATAAGCAACAAGCAGTTCTGCATCAG
This region includes:
- the LOC127764601 gene encoding endoglucanase 7, translating into MRAAVQGRAHAWTTTTTTPPGAMRGRALVLVAALLLQLLLLAAAGGAGAAATERKAHNYEDALRKSLLYFEAQRSGRLPHNQRVAWRDHSGLTDGLEQGVDLVGGYYDAGDHVKFGLPMAFTVTMLSWSMIEYGDDVEAAGELGHALEAIKWGTDYFIKAHTKPNELWAEVGDGDTDHYCWQRPEDMTTSRQAYKVDRERPGSDVAGETAAAMAAASIVFRKSNPHYASLLLHHAQQLFEFADKYRGKYDSSIAEVKSYYASVSGYKDELLWAALWLHRATGKAHYLDYVVDNADCFGGTGWAITEFSWDVKYAGVQILAARLLLRGEHEERHRSTLEQYRAKAEHYVCGCLGRNADGGADANVERSPGGMLYVRQWNNMQYVTNAAFLLAAYADYLGDDADGAVSCAGGETAGAGEVAALARAQVDYVLGTNPRGISYLVGYGAKYPNRVHHRAASIVPYKHSKEFIGCTQGFDHWFGRRSSNPNVLVGAIVGGPDRRDRFRDNRENYMQTEACTYNTAPMVGMFAKLNRMARQEREQEEVAAPARSTAADV